One region of Oryza glaberrima chromosome 7, OglaRS2, whole genome shotgun sequence genomic DNA includes:
- the LOC127780720 gene encoding uncharacterized protein LOC127780720 — MEGWVATVAYTGTALACAAAATVVALRLVYRHLLHYAEPTHQRFIVRIILMVPVYAVMSFLSLVLPGSAIYFNSIREIYDAWVIYNFFSLCLAWVGGPGAVVVSLTGRSLKPSWFMMTCCFSAVPLDGRFIRRCKQGCLQFVILKPILVVITFILYAKGKYEDGNFSVNQSYLYITIIYTISYSMALFALALFYVACRDLLQPYNPVPKFIIIKSVVFLTYWQGVLVFLAAKSRFIKNAEEAAYLQNFVLCVEMLIAAIGHQFAFSYKEYAGSNARPFGGFRGSLFHALKFNDFYHDTVHQFAPTYHEYVLYSNEEEDEPTKYSSASVVSTVQDIQLVEVSVVDSKAPLASVILTHEADKTMPSHGMEETVAPSEPYDLSNLVDVELSNYSAEVPAIPDVGKQ; from the exons ATGGAGGGGTGGGTGGCGACGGTCGCGTACACGGGCACGGCGCTGgcgtgcgccgcggcggcgacggtggtggcgctgCGCCTCGTctaccgccacctcctccactaCGCCGAGCCCACCCACCAGCGCTTCATCGTCCGCATCATCCTCATGGTCCCG GTATATGCTGTGATGTCATTTCTTTCCCTTGTACTACCTGGTAGCGCCATCTACTTCAACTCTATTCGCGAAAT CTATGACGCATGGGTCATCTACAATTTCTTTTCACTCTGCTTGGCATGGGTAGGAGGTCCTGGTGCCGTGGTAGTAAGTTTGACTGGCCGATCTCTGAAACCGTCATGGTTCATGATGACTTGCTGTTTTTCAGCTGTTCCTCTAGATGG GCGTTTTATACGGAGATGCAAACAGGGTTGTCTGCAGTTTGTGATCCTCAAGCCAATATTGGTTGTTATAACCTTCATTCTTTATGCCAAAGGAAAATATGAAGATGGAAATTTTAGTGTCAATCAATCCTATCTATACATAACTATCATCTACACAATTTCGTATTCGATGGCACTGTTTGCTCTAGCACTGTTCTACGTAGCATGCAGAGATCTTCTTCAGCCATATAATCCTGTTCCAAAATTTATCATTATCAAATCAGTGGTGTTCCTCACCTACTGGCAG GGCGTCCTGGTTTTCCTTGCTGCGAAATCTAGATTCATAAAAAATGCTGAAGAAGCTGCttatctccaaaattttgtgCTTTGTGTTGAGATGCTCATAGCAGCTATTGGGCACCAATTTGCCTTCTCGTACAAGGAGTATGCTGGTTCCAATGCCCGTCCTTTCGGTGGATTCAGGGGAAGCCTTTTTCATGCTCTGAAATTCAATGACTTCTATCATGATACTGTGCACCAG TTTGCACCAACATATCATGAATATGTGCTCTACAGTAATGAGGAAGAGGATGAACCGACAAAATATAGCTCTGCCAGTGTTGTGTCAACAGTACAGGACATACAGCTGGTAGAAGTCTCTGTCGTGGACTCGAAAGCTCCGTTGGCATCAGTCATCCTAACACATGAGGCAGATAAAACAATGCCCTCCCATGGCATGGAAGAAACTGTTGCCCCTTCAGAGCCATACGACCTCTCAAACTTGGTTGATGTAGAACTGTCCAATTACTCTGCTGAGGTCCCTGCAATTCCTGATGTGGGGAAACAATGA
- the LOC127778893 gene encoding pentatricopeptide repeat-containing protein At4g18520, chloroplastic, protein MARFSVAKPFAATATAAAPRLSPRRRRRRLLAANATTARGALPLPALRKPTKPPPPPPLHPRPSLPVPTTSSDDDGDIRRKPATGATASLCSSGAGDVLRLLDALRLPPDEDVYVSLLRDCADAAEVASVHAHIAGKFAVSGLPLPLANRLVLAYAACGDIGAARQVFDEMPVKNGITWATMVSAYSDGCFHHEALQLFAQMCHQVRGITGDHYTHAIVAVLRSCARVNELQFGEQVHAFVVKKNGVCGDVGSSLLQLYCDSGQLSSAWHVLEMMRFSCQEPVPEAAWTSLITAYHRDGILDDAIDVFRAMASSGIARSSFSLSSILAVCAEAKNKGCYGQQVHADAIKRGLDMNQFVGSGLLHMYAKEGQLADAARAFEAIDGKPDAVCWNAMAMAYARGGMYREATRVVYQMKAAGMNPSKLTMNEVKLACFR, encoded by the coding sequence ATGGCGCGTTTCTCCGTCGCCAAGCcgttcgccgccaccgccaccgcggctGCTCCGCGcctctctccccgccgccgccgccgccgtcttctcgcCGCtaacgccaccaccgccaggggagcgctgccgctgccggcccTGCGGAAACCCACcaaaccaccaccgccgccgcccctgcacCCGCGTCCCAGTCTCCCCGTACCCACCACCTCCAGCGACGACGATGGGGACATCAGGAGGAAGCCGGCGACGGGCGCGACGGCTTCTCTGTGCtcgtccggcgccggcgacgtgctCCGCCTGCTGGAcgcgctccgcctcccgcccgaCGAGGACGTCTACGTCTCCCTCCTCAGAGactgcgccgacgccgccgaggtcGCCTCCGTCCACGCGCACATCGCCGGAAAATTCGCCGTCTCTGGCCTCCCTTTGCCCCTCGCCAACCGGCTGGTGCTTGCATACGCGGCGTGCGGGGACATCGGGGCTGCGCGccaggtgttcgatgaaatgccagTCAAGAATGGCATCACCTGGGCGACCATGGTCTCGGCCTACTCCGATGGTTGCTTCCATCATGAAGCGTTACAGCTGTTCGCGCAGATGTGTCACCAAGTGCGGGGGATCACCGGTGATCACTACACCCATGCCATTGTGGCGGTGCTGCGTTCGTGTGCTCGGGTGAACGAGCTTCAGTTCGGTGAGCAGGTACATGCTTTTGTTGTCAAGAAAAATGGAGTCTGTGGCGATGTTGGTAGCTCGCTATTACAGCTGTACTGCGACAGTGGGCAGCTCAGCAGCGCATGGCATGTGCTTGAGATGATGAGGTTCTCATGCCAAGAACCAGTTCCTGAGGCGGCCTGGACCAGCTTGATCACCGCATACCATCGTGACGGCATTCTTGACGATGCCATTGATGTCTTCAGGGCCATGGCTTCCTCGGGCATTGCCAGGAGCAGCTTCTCTCTGTCAAGCATCCTTGCGGTCTGTGCAGAGGCGAAGAACAAAGGATGCTATGGCCAGCAGGTGCATGCTGATGCCATCAAGCGTGGCCTGGACATGAACCAGTTCGTCGGGTCAGGGTTGCTTCATATGTACGCGAAGGAAGGGCAGCTTGCAGATGCAGCCAGGGCATTTGAGGCTATTGATGGCAAACCCGACGCAGTGTGCTGGAACGCCATGGCCATGGCATATGCTCGCGGTGGAATGTACAGAGAGGCCACCAGGGTGGTGTATCAGATGAAAGCTGCTGGAATGAATCCTTCGAAACTGACGATGAATGAGGTTAAGCTGGCCTGCTTCAGATGA
- the LOC127779370 gene encoding transcription factor MYB118-like, translated as MGVPNLGCLVASIGIAPSSSLMPERGLATANYNLVANFPEDAAVVPQQQQLQAASSNSNSGLIKGGWTREEDEVLRQMVRHHGDRKWAEIAKSLPGRIGKQCRERWTNHLHPDIKKGIWTEEEDRKVIRAHQTYGNRWSAIARSLPGRSENTVKNRWNTTSEA; from the exons ATGGGGGTCCCCAACTTAGGTTGTCTTGTTGCTAGCATAGGCATTGCTCCGTCAAGCTCTCTTATGCCGGAGAGGGGTCTGGCAACCGCTAATTACAACTTGGTTGCtaactttccagaagatgctgcCGTGGTGCCTCAACAACAGCAGTTGCAAGCTGCATCTAGCAACAGCAACTCAGGGTTGATCAAAGGAGGGTGGACAAGAGAAGAGGATGA AGTTCTTAGACAGATGGTGCGACACCATGGAGATCGCAAGTGGGCAGAGATTGCAAAGAGCCTCCCCGGTCGGATAGGGAAGCAGTGCCGCGAGAGATGGACCAACCATCTGCACCCGGACATTAAG AAAGGCATCTGGACAGAGGAAGAGGACAGGAAGGTGATCAGAGCTCATCAAACTTATGGGAACCGTTGGTCAGCGATCGCCAGGTCGCTTCCCGGCCGGTCGGAGAACACCGTCAAGAACCGCTGGAACACGACAAGCGAAGCCTAA